In one Thermococcus sp. 2319x1 genomic region, the following are encoded:
- a CDS encoding ribonuclease P protein component 1, with protein sequence MRRNSQKRENRASRRPQRKGETIIGRTWIFRGIDRGRVTRKTITMHELIGLKVKVIKSSHPGLIGIEGYVIDETRNTLTILGEKVWIVPKNVAEFEFEIDDKKIRIKGEELIGRPEMRLKKR encoded by the coding sequence ATGCGGAGGAACAGCCAAAAACGGGAGAATAGAGCTTCAAGGAGACCACAGAGAAAAGGCGAAACAATTATTGGCAGAACTTGGATTTTCAGAGGAATTGATAGAGGTCGAGTGACCAGAAAGACAATAACAATGCACGAGCTCATAGGTCTGAAGGTCAAAGTCATTAAAAGCTCTCATCCGGGGTTAATAGGTATTGAGGGATACGTGATTGACGAGACGAGAAACACCCTCACAATCCTTGGAGAAAAGGTGTGGATAGTTCCCAAAAATGTTGCCGAATTTGAGTTTGAAATTGATGATAAAAAAATACGAATAAAGGGAGAAGAACTGATTGGAAGACCTGAGATGAGATTGAAAAAGAGGTGA
- a CDS encoding 30S ribosomal protein S17, producing the protein MRDIGLKIQPPAEKCDDPKCPWHGHIKVHGRVFEGVVISDKPRHTVTVERQHYHYLKKYERYELRRSKIHAHNPPCINAKLGDKVIIAETRPLSKTKSFVVIAVTQKAEER; encoded by the coding sequence ATGAGAGACATCGGATTGAAGATACAACCCCCCGCAGAGAAGTGTGATGACCCAAAGTGCCCGTGGCACGGACACATTAAGGTACATGGTAGGGTGTTTGAGGGAGTTGTCATTAGTGACAAGCCAAGGCACACAGTTACCGTTGAAAGACAGCACTATCACTACTTGAAGAAATACGAACGTTACGAGCTTAGAAGAAGCAAAATACACGCCCACAACCCACCATGCATCAACGCAAAGCTGGGGGACAAAGTTATCATAGCCGAAACCAGACCCCTCAGCAAGACAAAGAGCTTTGTAGTGATTGCGGTTACTCAAAAAGCTGAGGAGAGGTGA
- a CDS encoding 50S ribosomal protein L14 → MAKKGAGATRGISPVRPTRALPIGAYLNVADNSGAKVIQIIGVVGYKGVRRRLASAGVGDMVVATVKKGKPDMRHQVVRAVIIRQKKEYKRLDGMRVKFEDNAAVITTPEGVPRGTEVRGPVAREAAEKWVRVGGIASIVL, encoded by the coding sequence ATGGCGAAGAAAGGTGCTGGTGCTACGAGAGGTATTTCCCCAGTTAGACCTACAAGGGCGTTGCCAATTGGTGCCTACCTTAATGTGGCAGACAACTCAGGTGCAAAAGTAATCCAGATAATCGGAGTAGTGGGCTACAAAGGTGTTAGAAGAAGGCTTGCTTCGGCAGGCGTTGGCGACATGGTAGTTGCAACGGTAAAGAAGGGAAAGCCTGATATGAGGCACCAAGTTGTTAGGGCAGTTATCATAAGGCAGAAAAAAGAGTACAAGAGGCTTGATGGGATGAGGGTAAAATTTGAAGACAATGCAGCCGTTATTACAACACCCGAAGGTGTTCCAAGAGGAACTGAGGTTAGAGGGCCTGTTGCGAGAGAAGCCGCTGAGAAGTGGGTTAGAGTAGGAGGTATTGCGAGTATAGTATTGTGA
- the rplX gene encoding 50S ribosomal protein L24: MRLKSKQPRKQRKFLYNAPLHLRHKIVSATLSKELRQKYGVRALPIRTGDKVKIMRGDFKGHEGKVVEVDLKRYRIHVEGATLKKVNGTEVFYPIHPSNVMIVELNLEDERRKKIIERRA, encoded by the coding sequence ATGAGATTAAAGAGCAAACAACCGAGAAAGCAAAGGAAGTTTTTGTACAATGCTCCCCTTCATCTCAGACACAAGATAGTCAGTGCCACCCTTTCAAAAGAGCTTAGACAGAAGTACGGCGTTAGAGCCCTTCCAATTAGGACTGGAGACAAAGTAAAAATAATGAGAGGGGACTTTAAAGGGCACGAAGGAAAAGTTGTGGAAGTTGATCTTAAGAGGTACAGAATTCATGTGGAGGGAGCAACCCTTAAGAAGGTTAACGGTACCGAGGTGTTCTATCCTATACACCCATCAAATGTTATGATTGTTGAACTGAACCTTGAAGATGAGAGAAGAAAGAAGATAATTGAGAGGAGGGCTTGA
- a CDS encoding 30S ribosomal protein S4e: protein MARKGAKRHLKRLAAPTQWYIERKAYTWAVRPSPGPHNMKTSIPLIYIIRDYLGYAKTGREARKILNEGKVLVDGKVRKDYKFPVGIMDVVSIPETGEHYRVFPNRIGKLILHPISEEEAKIKPLRISNKRMVKGGNLQLNFHDGTNHLIKLSSLTDETKDQFKTSDTVLMKIPEREIIKVLPFEIGAYVFVVQGKNVARVGKIVEVRHFPGGWPDVVTIEDKEGELFDTLKDYAFVVGKEEPKISLP, encoded by the coding sequence ATGGCGAGGAAAGGTGCTAAGAGACACTTAAAGAGGCTTGCTGCTCCAACCCAGTGGTACATTGAGAGAAAGGCATACACGTGGGCTGTAAGACCTTCCCCCGGTCCGCACAACATGAAAACATCAATTCCCCTCATTTACATAATCAGAGACTACCTTGGATACGCAAAGACCGGCAGGGAAGCAAGAAAAATCCTCAACGAAGGGAAAGTGCTTGTGGATGGGAAGGTTAGGAAGGACTACAAATTCCCAGTTGGTATCATGGACGTTGTCTCAATACCGGAAACCGGGGAACACTACAGAGTTTTTCCAAACAGGATTGGAAAGCTTATCCTCCATCCAATAAGCGAAGAAGAGGCAAAGATAAAACCACTTAGGATAAGCAACAAGAGAATGGTAAAGGGAGGAAACCTGCAACTCAACTTCCACGATGGAACAAACCATCTAATTAAGTTAAGCTCACTCACAGATGAAACCAAGGATCAGTTCAAGACCTCGGACACCGTCTTAATGAAAATCCCGGAGAGGGAAATAATCAAAGTGCTCCCATTTGAGATCGGTGCTTATGTGTTCGTTGTTCAAGGTAAGAACGTTGCAAGGGTAGGAAAAATCGTTGAGGTCAGGCACTTCCCAGGCGGATGGCCAGACGTGGTTACAATTGAAGACAAGGAAGGAGAGCTCTTTGATACCTTAAAGGATTACGCATTTGTTGTGGGTAAAGAGGAACCAAAGATCTCATTACCGTGA
- a CDS encoding 50S ribosomal protein L5 → MIANREAILADWEAHPMRRPRIAKVTINIGVGESGERLTKAETMLESLVGQKPIRRKAKKTNRDFGIRRGEPIAVKVTLRGQKAYDMLKRLLAAVDNRLKESSFDEHGNVCFGIDEHINIPGVEYDPEIGIFGMDVCVTLERPGYRIARRKRRRHHIPTRHKLTKEEGMVFMQEEFGVQIVEG, encoded by the coding sequence ATGATAGCTAACAGAGAGGCAATCTTAGCTGATTGGGAAGCTCACCCTATGAGAAGGCCTAGGATAGCTAAGGTCACTATAAACATCGGCGTTGGTGAAAGCGGTGAGAGACTTACAAAGGCTGAGACAATGTTGGAATCGCTTGTTGGTCAAAAGCCAATAAGGAGGAAGGCAAAGAAAACAAACAGGGACTTTGGAATTAGAAGAGGCGAGCCGATAGCAGTTAAGGTGACCTTAAGGGGGCAAAAGGCCTACGACATGCTCAAAAGGCTATTGGCCGCCGTTGACAACAGACTTAAAGAGTCCAGCTTTGATGAGCACGGAAACGTTTGCTTTGGTATTGATGAGCACATCAACATTCCGGGAGTGGAATACGACCCAGAAATCGGTATATTCGGTATGGACGTCTGTGTAACTCTTGAAAGACCCGGATACAGAATTGCAAGAAGAAAGAGGAGAAGGCACCACATCCCCACAAGACACAAGCTTACAAAGGAAGAGGGTATGGTTTTCATGCAGGAAGAGTTTGGAGTCCAGATTGTGGAGGGATGA
- a CDS encoding 30S ribosomal protein S14 codes for MAKADYNKRKPRKFGKGARRCIRCGQFGPIVRIHGLMLCRHCFREVAPKLGFKKYD; via the coding sequence ATGGCGAAGGCTGATTATAACAAGAGAAAGCCGAGGAAGTTTGGTAAGGGCGCGAGAAGATGCATTCGCTGTGGACAATTTGGACCGATAGTTAGAATACACGGACTAATGCTCTGCAGGCACTGCTTTAGAGAGGTAGCTCCAAAATTAGGATTTAAGAAATACGACTGA
- a CDS encoding 30S ribosomal protein S8 — MTLLDPLANALSHITNSERVGKREVYIKPASKLIGEVLRVMQENGYVGEFEFIDDGRAGIYRVQLLGKINKAGAIKPRFSVKAKEYEKWEKRFLPAFEFGILIVSTSQGVMTHKEALEKGIGGRLIAYVY; from the coding sequence ATGACTCTGTTGGATCCTTTGGCAAATGCTTTATCTCATATTACAAACAGCGAGAGAGTTGGAAAGAGGGAGGTCTACATAAAGCCAGCCTCGAAGCTTATTGGAGAGGTACTTAGGGTTATGCAAGAGAACGGATACGTAGGCGAGTTTGAATTTATCGATGATGGAAGGGCAGGCATATACAGAGTCCAGCTCCTAGGAAAGATAAACAAGGCCGGAGCAATAAAGCCAAGGTTCTCAGTGAAAGCTAAAGAGTACGAAAAGTGGGAAAAGAGATTCCTTCCAGCGTTTGAGTTTGGTATCCTAATAGTTTCCACATCCCAAGGTGTTATGACACACAAGGAAGCCCTTGAAAAGGGCATTGGTGGAAGGTTAATAGCCTACGTCTACTGA
- a CDS encoding 50S ribosomal protein L6, translated as MPIDAWVREEVKIPEGVTVEINGNLVKVRGPKGEVERELSYPGVKIFTEDGKVVVYKDFPRRKDIAITRTFAAHITNMIKGVTEGFTYKLKVVYSHFPITVKVKGDKVYIENFLGEKAPRVAEILPGVTVKVMGGEIIVEGIDKEKVGQTAANIEQATRITGRDRRIFQDGIYIVEKAGKPIKF; from the coding sequence ATGCCAATCGATGCGTGGGTGAGGGAGGAAGTTAAGATTCCAGAGGGAGTCACCGTCGAGATAAACGGTAACCTTGTCAAGGTTAGGGGACCTAAAGGAGAAGTTGAAAGAGAACTCAGCTACCCGGGGGTCAAGATATTCACTGAAGATGGCAAAGTTGTTGTTTACAAGGACTTTCCAAGGAGGAAGGACATAGCCATTACAAGAACCTTTGCGGCCCATATAACAAACATGATCAAGGGCGTCACGGAAGGGTTCACCTACAAGCTCAAGGTTGTTTACAGCCACTTCCCAATAACAGTCAAAGTGAAAGGCGACAAAGTTTACATAGAGAACTTCCTTGGTGAGAAGGCACCAAGAGTTGCCGAAATACTCCCTGGAGTTACAGTAAAGGTCATGGGTGGTGAAATAATAGTGGAGGGAATCGACAAAGAGAAAGTCGGACAAACTGCGGCAAACATCGAGCAGGCGACAAGGATTACCGGTAGGGATAGGAGGATCTTCCAAGATGGTATCTACATCGTTGAAAAGGCTGGTAAACCTATAAAGTTCTGA
- a CDS encoding 50S ribosomal protein L32e → MEKARLLRIRAKLKRKKPRFLRQEWWRFPKFKNDPKWRRPKGIDSKMRLKLKGKARSPSIGWSSPKAVRGLHPSGYEEVLVHNVKELETIDPTRQAARIARTVGKKKRLMIIERAKELGIKVLNAR, encoded by the coding sequence ATGGAAAAAGCGAGACTCTTAAGGATAAGGGCCAAACTCAAAAGGAAGAAGCCCAGGTTTCTTAGGCAAGAATGGTGGAGGTTCCCCAAGTTTAAGAATGATCCCAAGTGGAGGAGACCTAAAGGAATAGACAGCAAGATGAGGCTGAAGCTTAAAGGAAAGGCAAGATCACCCAGCATTGGATGGAGCTCACCGAAGGCAGTTAGGGGACTTCACCCAAGCGGTTACGAGGAAGTACTGGTACACAATGTTAAGGAACTTGAGACGATAGACCCAACCAGACAGGCGGCCAGAATAGCCAGAACAGTCGGAAAGAAGAAGAGACTCATGATAATTGAGAGAGCCAAGGAATTGGGTATTAAGGTGCTCAACGCGAGGTGA
- a CDS encoding 50S ribosomal protein L19e, giving the protein MLKMQRRIAAELLKCGENRVWIDPERIDDVKSAITREDIKRLINEGVIKKKPIKGQSRYRAKLRQEAKKKGRHRGHGSRKGKKTARMGKKERWIMTIRALRKELRKLKAEKKIDEHTYRNLYIKAKGGQFKSKHQLYLFLEEKEILKR; this is encoded by the coding sequence ATGCTCAAGATGCAGAGAAGAATTGCCGCTGAGCTTTTGAAGTGTGGCGAGAATAGGGTTTGGATAGACCCCGAAAGGATTGATGATGTTAAATCTGCCATTACAAGGGAGGATATCAAAAGATTAATCAATGAAGGCGTCATAAAGAAGAAGCCAATTAAGGGACAGAGCAGGTACAGGGCAAAGCTTAGGCAAGAAGCGAAAAAGAAGGGAAGACACAGGGGACACGGAAGCAGAAAAGGCAAAAAGACGGCAAGGATGGGCAAGAAAGAGAGATGGATAATGACAATCAGAGCCCTTAGAAAGGAACTTAGAAAGCTCAAGGCAGAGAAAAAGATTGATGAACACACCTACCGCAACCTTTACATAAAGGCCAAGGGTGGACAGTTCAAGAGCAAACACCAGCTTTACCTGTTCCTGGAAGAGAAGGAGATATTGAAGAGGTGA
- a CDS encoding 50S ribosomal protein L18: MAHGPRYRVPFRRRREGKTNYHKRLALLKSGKPRLVVRKTLNHHIAQIVLYDPKGDKTVVSAHTRELMRDFGWKGHGGNTPSAYLLGLLIGYKALEKGINEAILDIGLHPPTRGSSIFAVLKGAVDAGLDVPHSEEIYPGEDRIKGEHIAEYAKMLKEEDEEKYRKQFGGYLVKGLEPERLPEHFEEVKARIIEKFEKVRA; this comes from the coding sequence ATGGCACACGGACCGAGATATAGGGTTCCATTCAGAAGGAGAAGGGAAGGTAAGACTAACTATCACAAGAGGCTTGCACTCCTTAAATCAGGCAAGCCAAGGTTGGTTGTGAGAAAAACTCTCAACCACCACATAGCTCAGATAGTACTATATGATCCAAAGGGCGACAAAACAGTTGTTTCAGCTCACACAAGAGAGCTCATGAGGGACTTTGGATGGAAGGGACACGGCGGAAACACTCCAAGTGCTTATCTCCTCGGGTTGCTCATAGGTTACAAGGCACTTGAGAAGGGCATAAATGAGGCTATCCTCGATATTGGTCTACACCCACCTACAAGGGGATCAAGCATCTTTGCGGTCCTCAAGGGAGCAGTTGATGCGGGTTTGGACGTTCCACACAGTGAGGAAATCTATCCTGGAGAAGACAGAATTAAAGGGGAGCACATTGCGGAATATGCGAAGATGCTTAAGGAAGAGGACGAAGAGAAATACAGAAAACAGTTCGGAGGATATCTCGTTAAGGGACTTGAACCTGAAAGGCTTCCCGAGCACTTTGAAGAGGTTAAGGCGAGAATCATTGAGAAATTTGAGAAGGTGAGAGCATGA
- the rpsE gene encoding 30S ribosomal protein S5 yields the protein MSHEWKEYAQRVLEEWQPKTKLGMLVKEGQITDIHEIFRKGYQIKEPEIVDVLLPEVNARENQEVLDIALTVRMTDSGRRVRFRVLAAVGNRDGYVGLGIGHGKEVGIAIRKALNYAKMNIIEVKRGCGSWECRCRRPHSIPFAVEGKSGSVKVKLMPGPRGLGLVIGDVGKKVLSLAGVRDVWSQTLGETRTTVNFAKAVFEALYNTNSVAVKPEMIERYGIVVGREMPQNFEL from the coding sequence ATGAGCCACGAGTGGAAAGAATACGCTCAAAGGGTTTTAGAAGAGTGGCAACCCAAGACAAAGCTTGGTATGCTCGTTAAAGAAGGTCAGATCACTGACATTCATGAGATCTTTAGAAAGGGTTACCAGATAAAAGAGCCCGAGATAGTTGATGTACTCCTCCCTGAGGTTAACGCCAGAGAAAATCAAGAGGTTCTTGACATAGCTCTAACGGTAAGAATGACTGACAGCGGTAGGAGAGTTAGGTTTAGGGTACTGGCGGCTGTAGGAAACAGAGACGGTTATGTGGGACTTGGAATCGGCCATGGGAAGGAAGTTGGGATAGCCATAAGGAAAGCACTAAACTACGCTAAGATGAACATAATTGAAGTCAAAAGGGGCTGCGGTTCATGGGAGTGCAGGTGTAGGAGACCACACTCAATACCGTTTGCAGTTGAGGGCAAGAGCGGTAGTGTAAAGGTCAAGCTCATGCCAGGACCAAGGGGACTTGGTCTCGTTATTGGTGACGTCGGTAAGAAGGTACTAAGCCTAGCTGGGGTTAGGGACGTGTGGTCACAAACCTTGGGTGAGACGAGAACCACAGTTAACTTCGCAAAGGCAGTGTTTGAAGCACTATACAACACCAACAGTGTTGCTGTGAAGCCTGAGATGATCGAGCGCTATGGTATAGTGGTTGGTAGAGAAATGCCGCAGAACTTTGAGCTGTGA
- a CDS encoding 50S ribosomal protein L30, producing the protein MTKLALIRIRGRVNVKRPVKDTLAMLRLHKVNHLVIVDDTPTYKGMIQKVKDYITWGEINAETLAKLIEKRGRLPGNKKVTEEYVQEKLGMSIKEFAEKVINGEMKLSDLPGLKPVFRLHPARGGIRSKKRTFKEGGALGYRGEAINELIERML; encoded by the coding sequence ATGACAAAACTTGCTTTGATCAGGATAAGGGGCAGGGTGAATGTTAAGAGACCCGTAAAGGACACCCTCGCAATGCTGAGACTCCACAAGGTAAATCACCTTGTGATCGTTGACGACACCCCAACTTACAAGGGAATGATACAAAAGGTAAAAGATTACATCACTTGGGGAGAAATAAACGCCGAAACCTTGGCAAAGCTCATAGAAAAGAGAGGGAGATTGCCCGGAAACAAGAAGGTTACGGAGGAGTACGTCCAAGAAAAGCTCGGGATGAGCATCAAAGAATTTGCTGAAAAAGTGATCAATGGGGAAATGAAGCTCAGCGATCTACCGGGACTAAAGCCGGTATTTAGACTCCATCCAGCAAGAGGGGGCATTAGGAGCAAGAAGAGAACCTTCAAAGAGGGTGGAGCTTTAGGCTATAGGGGAGAGGCTATTAACGAGCTTATAGAGAGAATGCTGTGA
- a CDS encoding uL15m family ribosomal protein: protein MIRKKKKVRKLRGSHTHGWGCKKKHRGGGHKGGRGMAGTGKRKKTKWTWVIKYAPDHLGKRGFKRPAEVQREITAVNLKFIDEHLDELMQLGIAYEEEGRIVVDTTQFADKVLGTGKLTKPLVIRARAFSPKAEEKIIQAGGEALLA, encoded by the coding sequence ATGATTAGGAAAAAGAAAAAAGTGAGAAAGCTTCGCGGTTCCCACACTCATGGATGGGGATGCAAAAAGAAGCACCGCGGTGGAGGCCACAAGGGCGGTAGAGGTATGGCTGGAACAGGAAAGAGGAAGAAGACAAAATGGACATGGGTCATCAAATATGCCCCTGACCATTTGGGCAAAAGAGGCTTCAAGAGGCCTGCGGAAGTTCAAAGAGAGATAACTGCAGTGAACCTCAAATTCATTGACGAGCACCTTGACGAGCTCATGCAGCTTGGCATTGCCTATGAAGAGGAAGGAAGAATCGTTGTCGATACCACCCAGTTTGCCGATAAGGTACTTGGAACCGGGAAACTCACAAAACCACTTGTAATTAGAGCCAGAGCATTCTCCCCCAAGGCTGAGGAGAAAATAATCCAAGCCGGGGGAGAAGCTCTGCTTGCTTGA
- the secY gene encoding preprotein translocase subunit SecY — translation MGAREIIYKIEHAFPEIERPKRHVPLKEKFAWTGVALLLYFIMAQIPLFGIPGQIQDYFQTLRVVLAGRNGSLLTLGIGPIVTAGIIMQLLVGSEIIKLDLSNPEDRRFYQALQKVFAVFMCFFEAAVYVFAGAFGNPTLTIKILLTLQLAFGGIMVMIMDELVSKWGIGSGISLFIAAGVSQTIVTRALNPLTTSQAIDPLTGGPAIIGAIPAFIQHIMKGDVTGALYRRGLPDMISVLATIVIFLIVVYLESMRVEIPLSYGRVTVRGRYPIRFMYVSNIPIILTFALYANIQLWARLLQRLGHPILGTFDETGAAVSGFVRYVLPPADIFSVTADPLRALVYAILTIMFSLLFGFLWVELTGLDAKSIARQLQRAGLQIPGFRRDPRILERVLQRYIPYVTFWGAFTLAVVAVLADFLGALGTGTGILLTVGILYRFYEEIAREQATEMFPALRRFFS, via the coding sequence ATGGGGGCAAGGGAGATAATCTACAAAATAGAGCATGCATTTCCAGAGATTGAGAGGCCAAAACGACATGTACCTTTAAAGGAAAAATTCGCCTGGACAGGTGTCGCATTGCTATTGTATTTTATCATGGCACAGATACCTCTTTTTGGAATTCCCGGCCAGATACAGGATTATTTCCAAACTCTGAGGGTGGTTCTTGCCGGTAGAAACGGTAGTCTATTAACATTGGGAATAGGACCCATAGTTACCGCTGGAATTATAATGCAGCTTTTAGTTGGTTCAGAAATAATAAAGTTGGACCTTTCGAACCCCGAAGACAGAAGATTCTATCAGGCTCTGCAGAAGGTATTTGCGGTGTTCATGTGCTTCTTTGAGGCAGCTGTTTACGTATTTGCGGGAGCGTTTGGAAATCCCACGTTAACAATCAAGATACTCCTTACGCTCCAGCTTGCCTTTGGTGGAATAATGGTAATGATTATGGATGAGCTCGTGAGCAAATGGGGAATTGGCAGTGGTATAAGTCTCTTTATTGCTGCTGGAGTTTCACAGACAATTGTTACAAGAGCGCTTAACCCATTAACTACCAGTCAAGCCATAGACCCCCTAACAGGTGGCCCTGCTATAATAGGTGCTATTCCAGCGTTTATCCAGCATATAATGAAGGGCGATGTTACTGGGGCGCTATACAGAAGGGGACTTCCAGACATGATAAGTGTTTTGGCAACAATAGTCATCTTTCTGATAGTTGTTTACTTGGAAAGCATGCGCGTGGAGATTCCCCTCAGCTATGGAAGGGTAACAGTTAGAGGAAGGTACCCAATAAGGTTTATGTATGTCAGCAACATTCCGATCATACTCACGTTTGCCCTTTATGCGAACATCCAGCTCTGGGCTAGGCTTTTACAAAGACTCGGCCATCCAATTCTTGGAACTTTTGACGAAACTGGAGCGGCAGTTTCTGGGTTTGTAAGGTACGTCCTACCACCCGCAGACATATTCAGCGTTACAGCCGATCCGTTAAGGGCTTTGGTTTATGCCATACTCACCATAATGTTCTCTCTACTCTTTGGATTCCTGTGGGTTGAGCTCACTGGACTTGATGCGAAGAGCATTGCAAGGCAGCTGCAGAGGGCTGGGTTGCAGATACCCGGATTTAGAAGGGACCCAAGGATTCTGGAAAGGGTCTTACAGAGGTACATTCCCTACGTTACATTCTGGGGAGCATTCACTTTGGCTGTTGTTGCGGTATTGGCAGACTTCCTTGGGGCACTGGGAACTGGAACCGGAATACTGCTTACAGTGGGTATACTCTACAGATTTTATGAAGAAATAGCAAGGGAGCAAGCCACCGAGATGTTCCCAGCACTGCGCAGGTTCTTCAGTTAG
- a CDS encoding adenylate kinase yields the protein MSFVVVITGIPGVGKSTITKLALKRTRAKFRVVNFGDIMFEEALKAKLVTHRDEMRKLSLRVQRELQLKAAQRILEISREEPVLLDTHATIKTPLGYMLGFPKEVIEIINPRFVVIIEATPSEILGRRLRDLKRDRDVETEEQIQRHQDLNRAAAISYAMHSNALIKIIENHEDKGLEEAVNELVKILDLAVEEDA from the coding sequence ATGTCATTTGTAGTGGTCATTACTGGAATTCCGGGAGTGGGGAAGAGCACAATCACGAAACTGGCATTGAAAAGAACTCGGGCAAAATTCAGGGTAGTTAACTTTGGTGATATAATGTTTGAGGAAGCTCTCAAGGCCAAGCTGGTTACTCATAGAGACGAAATGAGAAAATTGAGTTTAAGGGTGCAGAGAGAGCTACAGCTCAAAGCTGCTCAACGGATTCTGGAGATATCCAGAGAAGAACCCGTACTACTCGATACCCATGCCACAATAAAAACACCCTTAGGGTACATGCTTGGCTTTCCCAAGGAGGTAATTGAGATCATAAACCCGAGATTTGTTGTTATAATCGAAGCAACTCCCAGCGAAATACTGGGAAGAAGGCTGAGGGATTTAAAGAGGGATAGAGATGTTGAAACTGAGGAACAAATTCAGAGACATCAGGATTTAAATAGGGCTGCCGCAATAAGTTATGCAATGCATTCCAATGCACTTATAAAGATAATTGAAAATCATGAGGATAAAGGTCTGGAAGAGGCCGTTAATGAGTTGGTAAAAATACTTGATCTGGCGGTGGAGGAAGATGCTTGA
- a CDS encoding DUF106 domain-containing protein, with amino-acid sequence MLEGIYLALDKVFGPLVTNAHPMWVVTISGIILGAFFTLVNHMLIDQEKMKRLQKMSREFQKEWKEAQKAKDEKKLRKLQQKQLELLKLQNEVIKDSMFKPMLLTMPIFFVFFGWMRRWYVETAIVKSPFNFFLFDWFHRFYHSSLQANELGYIGWYILTSMIVGQVLRKLLDSY; translated from the coding sequence ATGCTTGAGGGAATATACCTTGCACTTGACAAGGTGTTTGGTCCTTTAGTTACCAATGCTCACCCAATGTGGGTAGTAACAATTTCGGGAATTATACTCGGCGCCTTCTTCACATTAGTTAATCACATGCTGATAGACCAAGAAAAAATGAAAAGACTGCAAAAAATGAGCAGGGAATTTCAGAAGGAGTGGAAAGAGGCTCAAAAAGCTAAGGACGAGAAAAAGTTAAGAAAGCTTCAACAAAAGCAGTTGGAACTTTTAAAGCTTCAAAATGAAGTTATAAAAGATTCAATGTTTAAACCAATGCTCCTCACAATGCCGATATTCTTCGTATTCTTCGGGTGGATGAGGAGGTGGTACGTTGAGACGGCAATTGTAAAGTCACCCTTCAACTTTTTCCTCTTTGACTGGTTCCATAGATTCTATCACTCTTCCCTTCAAGCCAACGAATTGGGCTATATCGGATGGTACATCCTAACATCAATGATTGTCGGACAGGTTTTAAGAAAGCTCTTGGACTCATATTAG
- a CDS encoding 50S ribosomal protein L34e, with protein sequence MKPMYRSRSWRRKYVRTPGGRTVIHFEKKKPKIAHCAMCGRPLNGIPRGRASELRKLPKTKKRPERPMPHLCPSCMRRVMKTQVRAAL encoded by the coding sequence ATGAAACCAATGTACAGGTCAAGATCATGGAGAAGAAAGTACGTTAGAACTCCGGGTGGAAGGACTGTAATACACTTTGAGAAAAAGAAGCCAAAGATAGCACACTGTGCAATGTGCGGAAGGCCATTGAACGGAATTCCAAGGGGCAGGGCAAGTGAGTTAAGAAAGCTCCCCAAGACCAAGAAGAGACCTGAGAGACCTATGCCACACCTCTGCCCAAGCTGCATGCGCAGGGTTATGAAGACTCAGGTGAGGGCTGCTCTCTAA